In Zingiber officinale cultivar Zhangliang chromosome 1A, Zo_v1.1, whole genome shotgun sequence, the DNA window CATGCCCCCACGGGTTTAGTTGGAGTGGTTAGTACATAGAAACTTACCACTTGAGAGCATGAGTTTAAACCTTGGAATAGTCAGGACGCAATTCCTTGGTTCTTGTGTATCTCTTCCCACTGCACATTAGCTTCTTCAGTTatcatgatttatctcctttGTGTTGGTCTTGGGATAAACTGACGGAGGCGTTGAGACGAACGAATCATCTTTTGCCACCTAAATATGCCTTTTCACTCAAATACAAGTTCAAATCAACCGACTCAATCCATCATCTTCAAAAACCCTAATCCCACCGTCTCCTAAAAACTCGAACACCTGCTAAAGTCTCCACTTTCCACTCGCTGACGCCTTCTCCTCGTCGCTCCTTGAGGAGTTCGGATCCTTTGTCCTCAAATTTCTCTGTCTCCGTGTCTCCTTGCCGATCGGATGGACCAGATTATATCTTAAGGATGCCTACACATCATGAGGATACTATACACATCTTAAGGATATCAAGATACtttgagatgtaatctgatccgtccgatcggtAGGGGACACGGGACAGAGAAATTTGATGACAGCTCGTTCCTGCATGGCGCTCCACCTCCTCTTCGAGTCAGCCTCCGGCTACTCGCTATTCCACGCTTACGGTCTCGACGAGATCGGCCAGAACACCGAGGCCGTCCTCGATCTCACTCGCTTCAGCAAGGTCATCAAGCTCACCTCTTTTCATCCTTTCTCCTCCGCGCTCGACGCCCTCAACCAGTGCAACGCCATATCTGAAGGCTTCAAACACTGTCCTCTTCGACTTTTGATTCTTATGATGTGTGCTAGTGATTTTTCGTGGGTTTCGTGTGAATATAGGGATTATGACCGAGGAGTTGAGGAAtttcttggagatgaatcttccCAAAGTGAAAGACGGCAAGAAGGCAAAGTTCAGCCTTGGTGTCGCGGAGCCCAAGGTTGGGTCGCAAGTATTCGAGGTGACTAAGATTCCTTGCCAGAGCAACGAATTTGTGCTTGAGCTCCTTCGCGGTGTGCGATTGCACTTTGATAGGTTTATCAAAGACTTAAAGGTCAAAATTTGACTATGATTTTGACATGTGTTCCTGTTGCAGTTGGATGAGTGGTTGAATCTGATCTGATATTTATTTTTACTTGTTCTAGCCTTCCGACTTAGAAAAGGCTCAGCTTGGCCTGGGGCATAGTTATAGCAGAGCCAAGGTAAAATTCAATGTTAATCGGGTCGATAACATGGTCATCCAGGCCATTTTCCTCCTTGATACCTTGGATAAGGATATTAACTCATTCTCAATGAGAGTCAGGTTTGTTTATTTATCCCTTTCGATCTTGGTGACATTGAATCTTTAGTAGTCGTAGATTTACATCAATATCTAACACAATGAACCTTTGATATTTTAGTAACAATGTTTTTATGAGGTTGGGGTGGTGCGTATGCTGGGATCTAAATATGAAACATTATAAATGTGCTTGTTTCTTTTGGTGATggacatattattttttttactcctATTAACCCTAAGTTAGGCCATGATTCCAATTAAAGTTGGATTACTAGAATGGTAACCAACTAGGAAGAACAGTCAGCAATTTCAGTTTTATTATCTCATGTTGAGATTTTAAGGCAAATGCTTGTGTAATTTTGATTTGCCTAGTCTAGGGACTAGGGTACCCAAAATGCTACTCCTGGCAGGCCTTAGTATATATTGCCATTTGTTTAATCACTTAACTTAACCATGTGAACTTTCTGAAGATGAAAGCCAGGCGTGATCAGTGTGGGAATTGAGCATGTTTGAACCATACAGATTTTGTTTTATCTTCAGAAATAAATCTTTACAACTTATTTTTGAACAAAATGTGTTTGTTTCCATCCTTATTATTGTTGAATATTGTCTCACTTTTGCAATTTTTCTCTTCAGTGAACTGCATCTTTGTCAGTATTactgattgttttttttttcgttttttaACAAAAAGTATTTGTTGTTTCTCCATGCCTGGTTTTTCATACATATGATCTTTAAGGGTATATGTATttcatcctaaacttcaaataTTGCTTTTTTGATTCCAAAATTGAGGTTACTTGGCTTCTATCATTATTAATGATTCTAATGGTTGTGTAATAAAAACCATAAACTTGGTATTTGCTCTCGTGGCATGATTTGACCtagtattatttattattttgaaatCCCATATATATGGATGGACTTTCATCATCTTTATTTTTCATTCtattcaattaaattattttattactttCTAATTTGGTAACAAAGTGACTGAATAATTGGGTTTTTTTTCTTGGATCTACCATTTAAGGGGGAGGCATTGGATTTGATTTGGTATAACATTCTAAAGTGTATGCAAATGGTTTAGGCAACACTCTACATAGCCAACATGCTGTATACAATATGCATCTATATATGTGAGCTGTATTAAAGTATAGTAAAAATTTGTTTATATTGATGATAAGTATAACAAAATTTACAGACATATTATATATCTGATTGATTTAAAACTAAACAGACCACATTATAAACAAAGACAAAAGAAGAATCACTTAACATGTCACATGCTAATTCATGATTTCTAAAAGCTGATAACAAACAAACATTCTTATAATATGATCTATTCAGACTAATCCATGTGGTTGACTTGCTTTGATTTGGAGTTAAAATCATATGTGAATCATATATTTGAGCTACATTTTAAAATATGCAATCCAATTTTGAGTTTTCACATTACATAAGCTACAAAATCACATTTAGAGAATCATATATATAAAAGGCAATCTCTCATTTGCAAAACTCCTATGGTGAACTAACTGACCCATTTTTTATAACACTGATATAGATATATTTTCAATATACTTCATGCAGGAACACCTTATCTTGCAGATCTTTCATGTTGTTGTGACATCCACTTCAAGTGATCTCCATGTAGCCTTCACAAAGTTCCTACTTCCTAACTGCTACAATGAACCTCTTGCAAGTGTGACCTTGATATACCCTAAGGCTCTGTTTGGTAGGGATGATAGAATTAGAATTGGGTTATTAGGATAGGATTGGGGGTAGGATTATTAATCACTCCTCATGCCTAGGGATTGTGAATCCCACTCTTAATCAACCGTAATCCTACCCCTAATCAATCCTACCAAACGGCATATTAataactttttgaaaacataatcCTAATCCTATCACCCCTACCAAACGCAACCTAAGTTCACAATTTTCCCATAATTTTTTCACGTGTCTCAAAATCTTTATTCTAATCAACTGGATGCTACCTCATGAACTCTCTCGCTGATAAAGATGCTCTTCCCAACCCACTACACTCATTTGGTATGTATCTTCTTGACAAGACCTCCAGTGTGATCTTCCCCGCTGTTTTTGAGAGGGAATGCTGAAATATATAGTTTAGtccaaattgttttttttttctaattgatTAGTTATTTTGCTGATGTTTTTGGTATGTGCTTATAAATTATAGATGTACTTTTCTCCATCTGTATAGCCGTATTATTTTGTTACTTTAattatcaaaacttctttatcCCATTTCTCTCCTTGGTCATTCTTTGAGTTTAAACATAGAGGCACAAACCTTCAAGGAACTTTTCAGCAGTTGGCTGCCTAATGTTCCTATCTACGTGAGTTTACAAATTTGCTTTTAATTCCACATTGTTGCAGAGAGTGGTACTCGTGGCATTTTCCAGAGCTAGCCAAGATCGTCAATGACAATTATCTGTATGCCAAAATTGCAAAGTTTGCGGAGAATAAATCTGACCTGTCTGAGAATCATATTCCTGAATTGTCAGAATTAGTTGGAGATGAGGAGAAAGCCAAAGAAATTGTAGAAGCAGCTAAAGCATCCATGGGTAATAGTCTTTTTATTTACTCACATGATATTTTTATGGCTTAACTTTTTCAGGACAAGATCTGTCTCCAATTGACTTGATTAATGTTCAGCAATTTGCTCAGAGGGTTATTAATCTTTCTGAATATCGGAAGAAGCTCTATGAGTATCTTGTTACAAAAATGAATGATATTGCTCCTAATCTGGCTTCTCTTATCGGTGAAGTAGTTGGGGCTCGTTTGATATCTCATGCAGGGAGTCTTTCCAATCTGGCCAAGTGCCCTTCATCTACACtccagatacttggcacagagaaagcccTTTTCAGGTTCACATTGTCTTCTATTACCCTCGATGTGaatgctttatttatttatttctccttTCTTACCACAGGGcccttaaaactcaaggaaatacTCCAAAATATGGACTTATCTTTCATTCTTCCTTTATTGGCCGAGCATCTGCTCGGAACAAGGGTCGTATAGCACGTTATCTTGCAAACAGGTGCTCTATCGTATCCCGTATTGACTGCTTCTCTGGTAAGTCTTTTTTCAGAGTGCAAATTATTGCCTCCTTCAGTTAGATTTGGGTATACATTAGGCTTATCATAAGCATTCCCTTCTAGAGGGGAATACTTCTGTATTTGGACAGAAGCTTCGTGAGCAGGTTGAGGAGAGACTTGATTTCTATGACAAAGGTGTTGCACCTCGGAAGAATGTTGATGTGATGAAAGATGCCATAGAGAGTGTACTGAATGTCGCCGAGAAGGATGCTGGTGAGTAGTAACCTTCATTAATTCATTGCAATTTTCTGCACCCTATCAACCATTTGCTCAATTTTGTAAAAGGAGTATTTACTCTGTAAAATAATTGTTTTTATACA includes these proteins:
- the LOC122012554 gene encoding nucleolar protein 56-like, with amino-acid sequence MALHLLFESASGYSLFHAYGLDEIGQNTEAVLDLTRFSKVIKLTSFHPFSSALDALNQCNAISEGIMTEELRNFLEMNLPKVKDGKKAKFSLGVAEPKVGSQVFEVTKIPCQSNEFVLELLRGVRLHFDRFIKDLKPSDLEKAQLGLGHSYSRAKVKFNVNRVDNMVIQAIFLLDTLDKDINSFSMRVREWYSWHFPELAKIVNDNYLYAKIAKFAENKSDLSENHIPELSELVGDEEKAKEIVEAAKASMGQDLSPIDLINVQQFAQRVINLSEYRKKLYEYLVTKMNDIAPNLASLIGEVVGARLISHAGSLSNLAKCPSSTLQILGTEKALFRALKTQGNTPKYGLIFHSSFIGRASARNKGRIARYLANRCSIVSRIDCFSEGNTSVFGQKLREQVEERLDFYDKGVAPRKNVDVMKDAIESVLNVAEKDAGFRTIPFLVYTLDVVCFRRRKSRSWRHN